One segment of Gloeocapsa sp. PCC 7428 DNA contains the following:
- the pstC gene encoding phosphate ABC transporter permease subunit PstC, with the protein MNHPTWTTHSSDATWQANRKLDRWTGQLIKLVCGLCTLVSIITTIGIVATLIFETIEFFRQVSLWQFLTDTQWTPLFTNARFGIFVLISATVMTSTIALCVALPIGLLSAICLSEYASPELRRWLKPALEVLAGVPSVVYGYFALLFVTPLLQQFIPGLEAFNALSAGLVMGIAVTPLVASLSEDAIYAVPQSLRQGAYALGATKRETIVKIVLPAALSGIVAASILAISRAIGETMIVTLAAGQNPRLTLDPRVPVATMTAFIAQVSLGDTPVTSLAYKTMFAVGMTLFLMTLTLNIVSFWFVRRFRMIYE; encoded by the coding sequence ATGAATCATCCTACATGGACAACGCACTCGTCCGATGCCACGTGGCAAGCTAACCGCAAACTCGATCGCTGGACAGGGCAGTTAATTAAGCTGGTCTGTGGGCTATGCACTCTAGTATCTATCATTACGACGATCGGCATTGTGGCAACCTTGATTTTTGAAACCATAGAGTTTTTCCGCCAAGTGTCACTGTGGCAATTTCTCACAGATACTCAGTGGACTCCATTGTTTACCAACGCCCGATTTGGAATTTTTGTCCTGATCAGTGCAACGGTCATGACCTCCACGATCGCTCTGTGTGTTGCCTTGCCAATCGGTTTATTATCTGCCATTTGTCTCAGCGAGTATGCTTCTCCTGAACTGCGTCGCTGGCTCAAACCAGCATTGGAAGTTCTAGCAGGAGTTCCCTCAGTGGTGTACGGTTACTTCGCCCTGTTGTTCGTCACCCCTTTGCTCCAGCAGTTCATACCTGGGCTGGAAGCATTCAATGCCCTGAGTGCTGGACTGGTGATGGGAATTGCTGTTACGCCGTTAGTCGCATCTTTAAGTGAAGATGCCATTTATGCAGTGCCCCAAAGTTTGCGGCAAGGAGCCTATGCGCTGGGTGCCACAAAGCGAGAAACGATCGTCAAAATTGTTTTACCTGCTGCCCTTTCGGGAATAGTCGCAGCCTCCATTCTGGCTATCTCACGGGCGATTGGTGAAACCATGATTGTGACGCTCGCGGCTGGGCAGAATCCGCGCTTGACCCTCGATCCGCGCGTACCTGTGGCAACCATGACGGCATTCATCGCGCAAGTGAGTTTAGGCGATACGCCCGTTACCTCCCTGGCTTACAAAACCATGTTTGCCGTTGGCATGACTCTGTTTTTGATGACTCTGACGCTCAACATTGTTAGCTTCTGGTTTGTTCGTCGTTTTCGGATGATTTACGAATGA
- a CDS encoding bile acid:sodium symporter family protein, with product MQSNFFTEILLPLALAIVMLGMGLSLVPKDFQRITRDPIAVAVGTMCQMLLLPLIGVLITLIVPMQSAIAVGLIVLAVCPGGPSSNLMTYLAKGDVALSVTLTALSSIITVFTIPIFTNLALQHFLDQSAAISLPIGKTMLQIFLITLLPIAIGMLIRHQFPNPARRIEKQMNRLAAGLLALIIALLLIREGSKLPGFIVQVGIGVLLLNLLAILSGLLAGKLFRLPTKQQICIAIEVGIQNGTLAIAITAGLLNNLDMAVPAAVYSLLMYVTGFGAILYGRRVSSSVSTLK from the coding sequence ATGCAAAGCAATTTTTTCACCGAGATTCTACTGCCGCTAGCGCTGGCAATTGTCATGCTAGGAATGGGGCTAAGTCTAGTTCCCAAAGATTTTCAGCGCATTACCCGTGACCCCATAGCCGTTGCAGTGGGAACGATGTGTCAAATGTTGCTATTGCCGCTGATTGGCGTGCTGATTACGCTCATTGTTCCGATGCAAAGTGCGATCGCGGTTGGTTTAATTGTCCTTGCCGTTTGTCCCGGTGGTCCTTCCTCCAATCTTATGACCTATCTGGCAAAAGGTGATGTTGCGCTCTCAGTCACGCTGACAGCACTCAGCAGCATCATCACCGTGTTTACGATTCCCATTTTTACCAATCTGGCACTCCAGCATTTCTTAGATCAAAGCGCTGCAATCTCACTGCCAATCGGAAAAACAATGCTGCAAATTTTTCTAATTACATTGTTGCCAATCGCGATCGGAATGCTCATTCGCCACCAGTTTCCCAACCCAGCGAGGCGCATTGAAAAACAGATGAATCGCCTTGCAGCAGGGTTACTCGCATTGATTATTGCGCTGTTGCTGATCCGTGAAGGCAGCAAGCTTCCGGGCTTCATTGTTCAAGTTGGAATTGGTGTATTGCTGCTTAATCTACTTGCAATCCTGTCAGGTTTGCTAGCTGGAAAGCTGTTCCGGCTACCGACAAAGCAACAGATTTGTATTGCGATCGAGGTTGGCATTCAAAATGGAACGTTAGCGATCGCAATCACTGCTGGTTTACTCAATAATCTTGATATGGCTGTACCTGCTGCTGTTTATAGCTTGCTGATGTACGTAACTGGCTTTGGAGCTATTCTTTACGGCAGAAGAGTAAGCAGTAGTGTGTCTACCTTGAAATAG
- the pstA gene encoding phosphate ABC transporter permease PstA has protein sequence MTPIDTQSLSSDATPLRTKFASSRAIRYGLDWAFTIVTWTATLVALAVLATLLIDIAMDGIPRINWDFLTSFPSRRPEQAGILSALAGSLWLLGVVICIGFPVGVGAGIFLEEFADCSWLTKVLEINISNLAGVPSIIYGLLGLQMFVRVLQPITGGRTVLAGGLTLSLLVLPIIIVATRESLRAVPSSVREGGYALGATCWQVVWELVLPQAFPGILTGTILALSRAIGETASLITIGALTFIAFLPPLSLEGLRTPFTALPIQTFNWVSRPQTAFHTNAAAAIVVLMVVLLLMNAIAIYLRDRLRRNQSPV, from the coding sequence ATGACTCCTATCGATACACAATCTTTGTCCTCCGACGCTACCCCGTTGCGAACAAAGTTTGCTTCATCTCGAGCAATTCGCTATGGATTGGATTGGGCGTTTACAATCGTCACTTGGACAGCAACATTGGTCGCGCTGGCTGTGCTAGCAACGCTGCTAATAGATATCGCGATGGATGGTATTCCGCGAATTAATTGGGACTTTCTCACCAGCTTTCCGTCTCGCCGCCCTGAACAAGCTGGAATTTTGTCTGCCTTGGCTGGGAGCCTGTGGCTTCTGGGAGTGGTGATTTGTATTGGCTTTCCGGTTGGTGTAGGGGCCGGGATTTTTCTGGAGGAATTTGCCGATTGCTCCTGGCTCACCAAAGTCCTGGAAATTAACATCAGCAATTTGGCGGGTGTGCCGTCGATCATCTACGGGTTACTCGGTTTGCAGATGTTTGTTCGGGTGCTGCAACCAATCACGGGTGGACGGACGGTGCTGGCAGGTGGCTTAACGCTATCGCTCCTTGTATTGCCGATTATTATCGTGGCAACCCGTGAATCCTTGCGTGCCGTTCCCAGCAGTGTACGGGAAGGTGGTTACGCTCTGGGTGCAACCTGTTGGCAAGTCGTATGGGAGCTGGTGCTGCCCCAAGCTTTTCCTGGAATTCTCACTGGCACAATTCTGGCACTTTCACGAGCAATCGGTGAAACTGCCTCTCTGATTACGATCGGTGCGCTCACCTTTATTGCGTTTCTGCCACCCCTCTCGCTGGAAGGATTACGCACCCCGTTCACCGCATTGCCAATTCAAACCTTCAATTGGGTGTCTCGCCCACAAACTGCCTTTCACACGAATGCGGCAGCAGCGATCGTCGTGTTAATGGTTGTATTGCTGTTAATGAACGCTATAGCCATTTACCTGCGAGACAGACTTCGACGTAATCAATCACCCGTCTGA
- a CDS encoding IS630 transposase-related protein, giving the protein MKPYSLDLREKIVKAYAQGDTSIRKVAARFGVAKSFVQKLIAMKKTQGHVQPKKQGGAIKGKLDGYKAQLAAMVKQYPDATLREYCEYWGTNYHDWLSTSTMCRALQKQKLTRKKRHCAALKQKHNEYSN; this is encoded by the coding sequence ATGAAACCGTACTCGCTCGACTTGCGAGAAAAAATAGTTAAGGCATACGCACAAGGTGACACCTCAATCAGAAAAGTTGCGGCTCGATTTGGAGTAGCCAAAAGTTTTGTGCAAAAACTGATAGCCATGAAGAAAACTCAAGGTCATGTCCAACCGAAAAAACAGGGAGGAGCAATCAAGGGAAAGTTGGATGGTTATAAGGCGCAGCTAGCGGCAATGGTGAAACAATATCCCGATGCAACATTGAGGGAATACTGTGAGTATTGGGGGACAAATTATCATGATTGGCTGAGTACAAGTACGATGTGTCGTGCATTACAAAAACAAAAACTGACACGAAAAAAAAGACACTGCGCAGCACTCAAGCAAAAACACAACGAGTACAGCAATTGA
- a CDS encoding nuclear transport factor 2 family protein encodes MSPELIQKLVKSYFSSLQMMDAAGWAENFTEDAVIYDPVGNPPSKARENAQAFFGLLSMAFEKLELSQDNVFIAGNGAAVKWTMRGLGKSGKQGITEGISVFEIHESRKIQQVSSYWDDAAMMAQIKG; translated from the coding sequence ATGTCACCTGAGTTAATCCAGAAACTTGTTAAGTCCTACTTTTCCAGTCTTCAAATGATGGATGCAGCCGGATGGGCAGAAAACTTTACGGAAGATGCGGTTATCTATGATCCGGTTGGCAATCCACCTAGTAAAGCGCGTGAGAATGCTCAAGCCTTCTTTGGACTGCTTTCAATGGCGTTTGAGAAGTTAGAACTCTCTCAAGACAATGTTTTTATTGCAGGCAATGGGGCAGCAGTGAAATGGACAATGCGAGGGTTGGGCAAGAGCGGAAAGCAGGGAATTACTGAAGGAATCAGTGTGTTTGAAATACATGAGTCTAGAAAGATTCAGCAAGTATCTTCCTACTGGGATGATGCAGCAATGATGGCTCAAATTAAGGGCTAA
- a CDS encoding glycosyltransferase, producing MVHFGILCPAASGHLNPMTALGYELRQRGHQVTVVGLLDAKSKALAAGLDFRAIGEVAFPLGAIPKGVAKLGQLEGLAAFRYTVEFFKQVTLTLLQEAPAALQSAGVKALLIDQTSFGGSTVAEFLDLPFISVCCALMLNRDPNVPPFNTAWNYHAAGWARLRNQLGHELMSRIARPIVNEVVAYRQRWNLPAYCHPNDAFSHLAQLCQQPAEFEFPRQHLPACFHFTGPYSNPASREPSSFPFEQLTGKPLIYASLGTVQNQLLGTFQVIAEACDGLDAQLVIALGGGSKPESLPALPGSPLVVEYAPQLELLQRATLTITHAGMNTTLESLANGVPMVAIPIANDQPGVAARIAWTGTGEVVPLKRLSSSKLRSAIQRVLSEETYRENALRMQVAIRQAGGIKRAIDIVEQVVATGKPVRSRLS from the coding sequence ATGGTTCACTTTGGCATTCTCTGTCCTGCTGCGAGTGGTCATCTCAATCCGATGACAGCCTTGGGATACGAACTGCGTCAGCGAGGGCATCAGGTCACGGTGGTCGGGCTTCTCGATGCAAAATCGAAAGCGTTGGCAGCAGGATTAGACTTTCGGGCGATCGGGGAAGTCGCTTTTCCATTGGGGGCAATTCCAAAGGGGGTTGCTAAACTGGGTCAACTAGAAGGGTTGGCTGCCTTTCGCTATACTGTCGAGTTTTTTAAGCAAGTCACGCTGACGCTGCTACAAGAGGCTCCTGCTGCGCTGCAAAGTGCAGGTGTGAAAGCCCTACTGATCGATCAGACTTCATTTGGAGGTTCCACTGTCGCTGAGTTTCTGGATCTTCCATTTATCAGTGTGTGCTGTGCCCTGATGCTGAATCGAGACCCCAATGTTCCGCCTTTCAATACTGCCTGGAACTATCATGCGGCTGGATGGGCACGCCTCCGCAATCAACTGGGTCACGAGTTGATGAGTCGAATTGCCCGCCCGATTGTCAACGAAGTCGTTGCCTATCGACAACGCTGGAATCTACCCGCTTATTGCCACCCCAATGATGCCTTCTCTCACCTGGCGCAACTCTGTCAACAGCCTGCTGAATTTGAGTTTCCGAGGCAGCACTTACCCGCCTGCTTTCACTTCACGGGCCCCTATTCCAATCCAGCGAGTCGGGAACCATCATCCTTTCCCTTTGAGCAGTTGACCGGAAAACCCCTCATCTATGCCTCTCTTGGCACGGTACAAAACCAGTTGCTCGGAACGTTTCAGGTGATTGCAGAAGCCTGTGATGGACTGGATGCTCAGTTAGTCATTGCGCTAGGGGGTGGGAGTAAACCAGAGTCACTTCCAGCGCTTCCAGGATCTCCGTTAGTGGTCGAGTATGCTCCTCAATTAGAACTGTTACAGCGGGCGACGCTAACCATTACTCACGCGGGCATGAATACCACGTTGGAATCTCTGGCAAACGGGGTGCCAATGGTGGCGATTCCGATCGCGAATGACCAACCAGGGGTTGCAGCTCGGATTGCCTGGACGGGAACCGGGGAAGTAGTGCCGCTAAAGCGATTAAGCTCATCTAAGCTGCGGAGTGCAATCCAGCGAGTCTTGAGCGAGGAGACTTATCGAGAGAACGCGCTCAGAATGCAAGTGGCGATTCGACAAGCTGGAGGAATCAAGAGGGCGATCGACATTGTTGAGCAGGTTGTGGCAACCGGAAAGCCAGTGCGCTCACGACTCTCATAG
- a CDS encoding SGNH/GDSL hydrolase family protein, producing the protein MLNSFQTINPYLDPDVNTASENSQIDAFLNYFQSNEQHKRYRSFTQLFVFGDSLSDASNTFMLTKKELRQGLPPTPLYLSGRFSNGPVWVEYLAHFLELPSHCHINFAASGATTGDANTFPIQSCGLPGLKQQLDAFITSLNGESADREALYILWAGANDYLGNNVTNPTILIANLMNAVKLLLTIGAQQIMVVNLPDLGNLPKFRKNSRISATLNALTTAHNAALAGAIEALCQEISSDTADIILFDVNSLVKQIFTQPRKFGFTNVLDAEMISVAKFEGYTERFLFWDVIHPTTFTHLTFAKTATSLLIPKMTLVQQPR; encoded by the coding sequence ATGCTTAACAGTTTTCAAACCATCAATCCTTATCTTGATCCGGATGTCAATACTGCATCTGAGAATTCTCAGATTGATGCATTTCTGAATTACTTCCAATCGAATGAGCAACATAAACGCTATCGTTCGTTTACTCAGCTTTTTGTATTTGGCGATAGTCTCTCGGATGCCAGCAATACCTTCATGCTTACGAAAAAGGAGCTTCGACAGGGGCTGCCTCCTACACCACTTTACTTGTCAGGACGGTTCTCCAATGGTCCCGTTTGGGTTGAATATCTTGCCCACTTTCTCGAACTGCCGAGCCATTGCCATATCAACTTCGCAGCTTCAGGCGCAACAACGGGCGATGCAAATACCTTTCCTATCCAGTCCTGCGGTTTGCCAGGATTGAAACAACAACTGGATGCATTCATCACGTCACTTAACGGTGAATCAGCCGATCGAGAAGCGCTCTACATTCTTTGGGCTGGCGCAAACGACTACCTGGGCAACAATGTGACCAATCCAACGATTCTGATCGCAAACCTCATGAATGCAGTCAAACTACTTCTCACTATCGGTGCCCAACAGATCATGGTCGTGAACTTGCCTGACTTAGGAAATCTGCCAAAATTCCGCAAGAATAGCCGGATATCCGCTACGCTCAATGCTTTGACGACTGCTCATAACGCTGCGTTAGCAGGAGCGATCGAAGCATTGTGTCAGGAGATTTCTTCTGATACTGCGGATATCATTCTTTTTGATGTAAATTCTCTGGTTAAACAGATCTTTACTCAACCGAGAAAATTTGGTTTTACAAATGTTCTGGATGCTGAGATGATTAGCGTAGCCAAGTTCGAGGGCTATACTGAGCGATTCTTGTTCTGGGATGTGATTCATCCAACAACATTCACACACTTAACGTTTGCAAAAACAGCTACGTCTTTATTGATACCAAAGATGACTCTAGTTCAACAACCACGGTGA
- a CDS encoding PstS family phosphate ABC transporter substrate-binding protein, producing MLFKRVRRLKRPKSLVFFIIVAITVMGIKACAPAQSPANQAAAESPATEATVTDLTGDVVTDGSSTVFPIAEAMAEEFQKANPNVRVTVGTSGTGGGFEKFCAGETAISNASRPIEADEKELCRTGGVEFIELPIAFDALTVVVHPENTWARELTTAELRTMWEPAAQGEITNWNQIRSDFPDAPLALFGPGTDSGTFDYFTEAINGEEGASRGDFTASEDDNVLVQGVAGNRNALGYFGLAYYEANQDRLERVAIDDGNADNGSGFVSPSPETVLDGTYQPLSRPLFIYVNSQMLDRPEVKAFVDFYLDPAHRNLVNESGYIAMSDPVYDLVLARLNNRTTGSLFEGATVGVNIQDVLAKQ from the coding sequence ATGCTGTTCAAACGAGTCAGACGGCTCAAGCGACCTAAGTCACTGGTGTTCTTTATTATCGTGGCGATTACTGTGATGGGTATCAAAGCCTGTGCGCCTGCTCAATCTCCAGCGAACCAAGCGGCTGCTGAGTCTCCTGCAACCGAAGCAACTGTCACAGATTTGACGGGAGATGTGGTCACAGATGGTTCCAGCACTGTATTCCCTATTGCTGAAGCAATGGCGGAAGAATTTCAAAAAGCAAATCCCAATGTTCGGGTGACGGTGGGAACGTCTGGAACTGGCGGTGGCTTTGAGAAGTTTTGTGCTGGAGAGACGGCAATTTCTAATGCATCACGACCAATCGAAGCTGATGAAAAGGAACTTTGTCGCACCGGAGGCGTAGAATTTATTGAACTGCCGATTGCCTTTGATGCGCTGACGGTTGTAGTTCATCCAGAAAATACCTGGGCAAGAGAACTGACAACGGCTGAATTAAGAACAATGTGGGAACCTGCGGCGCAAGGTGAAATCACTAATTGGAATCAAATCCGTTCTGATTTTCCTGATGCTCCGTTAGCTTTGTTCGGACCCGGAACGGATTCTGGTACATTTGATTACTTCACGGAAGCCATTAACGGTGAGGAAGGAGCCAGTCGAGGTGATTTTACCGCTAGTGAAGATGACAACGTATTAGTTCAGGGTGTTGCCGGAAACAGAAATGCTTTGGGTTACTTCGGGCTGGCTTACTATGAGGCTAATCAGGATCGATTGGAGCGGGTTGCGATCGACGATGGTAATGCTGACAACGGGTCAGGATTTGTTTCACCCAGTCCAGAAACCGTACTGGATGGCACCTATCAACCGCTGTCCCGTCCACTGTTCATCTATGTCAATAGCCAAATGCTCGATCGCCCAGAGGTCAAAGCATTTGTCGATTTTTATCTCGATCCTGCCCATAGAAACCTGGTGAATGAGTCGGGTTACATTGCCATGTCTGATCCGGTTTATGACCTGGTTTTGGCACGATTGAACAATCGCACAACTGGTTCTTTGTTTGAAGGAGCCACAGTGGGTGTAAACATTCAAGACGTGTTGGCGAAGCAGTAG
- a CDS encoding ABC transporter ATP-binding protein/permease encodes MKLNWEIVKQFWVITKPYWTSSERWKAIALLLLLFLLSIISVGILVIVSILLGEITNTLAARDAQSFTQVITIFIVTFILGVPLLSSRTFVQGKLSIYWRRWLTDYFLSRYFAQRTYYHLQSHSEIDNPDQRISEDLNIFTQQALNFWVIFVESLMQLVGFAGALWAISPTLMGVLVLYAFIGNILVITLFGGVLVGINYEQLKREANFRFGLAQIRDNAEMIAFYDGQHTESQQMQHRLLAALRNLDRLIRWQFSLNLFQNGYQYLTFLLPLFILAPSILAGEQKVGAFDQAVVAFRSVLISLAIVISQFEKLSLFASSVTRLYGFLQQTQTHQILERNAITFTQASAIALHDLTLCTPSQKTLIRELSLTVNPGQSLLITGVSGVGKTSLLRAIAGLWHYGSGHITRPAQQHLLFLPQRPYMILGSLRQQLLYPNSSFDTTERHLIETLHQVNLAHLITDYNLDAIADWSRVLSLGEQQRLAFARLFITCPSYAILDESTSALDEYNEALLYQQLQATSITYISVGHRSSLRRYHQQLLHLQPIASL; translated from the coding sequence ATGAAACTAAATTGGGAGATAGTTAAGCAATTTTGGGTCATTACTAAACCTTACTGGACATCATCAGAAAGGTGGAAAGCGATCGCACTTTTATTGTTACTATTTTTACTCTCAATCATTAGCGTTGGCATATTAGTTATAGTCAGCATTCTTTTAGGAGAAATAACAAATACTCTAGCAGCCAGAGATGCACAAAGCTTCACCCAAGTTATTACAATCTTCATCGTAACTTTTATTCTCGGAGTCCCATTACTTTCCAGCAGAACTTTCGTTCAAGGGAAATTAAGTATCTATTGGCGACGCTGGTTGACTGACTATTTTTTATCACGCTATTTTGCTCAGCGGACGTATTACCACTTACAATCGCATTCCGAAATTGACAATCCCGATCAACGTATCAGTGAAGATTTAAACATTTTCACACAACAAGCGTTGAACTTTTGGGTAATTTTCGTCGAATCTCTCATGCAGTTAGTTGGTTTTGCTGGCGCATTGTGGGCAATATCACCCACTTTAATGGGCGTGTTAGTTCTTTATGCTTTCATTGGCAATATCCTAGTCATTACACTATTCGGTGGCGTTTTAGTAGGAATTAACTACGAACAACTCAAGCGCGAAGCCAATTTTCGGTTTGGGCTAGCACAAATTCGAGACAATGCGGAAATGATTGCGTTTTACGATGGACAACATACCGAATCGCAACAGATGCAACATCGGTTACTCGCCGCGTTGCGCAACCTCGATCGCCTCATTCGTTGGCAGTTTAGCTTAAATTTGTTTCAAAACGGCTATCAATATTTGACGTTTTTATTGCCGTTGTTCATCTTAGCACCATCAATATTAGCAGGAGAACAGAAAGTTGGTGCTTTCGACCAAGCTGTTGTTGCTTTTCGTAGTGTTTTAATTTCCTTAGCGATAGTCATTAGCCAGTTTGAGAAATTGAGTTTATTTGCTAGCAGCGTGACGCGCTTGTATGGTTTTCTGCAACAAACACAAACGCATCAAATTCTAGAAAGGAATGCTATCACCTTTACACAAGCCAGCGCGATCGCACTACATGATTTAACTTTATGCACGCCGTCGCAAAAGACTTTGATTCGCGAATTATCTTTAACCGTCAATCCAGGACAATCGTTACTCATTACAGGCGTCAGTGGTGTTGGCAAAACATCACTCTTACGCGCGATCGCTGGATTGTGGCATTATGGTAGCGGACACATTACCCGCCCTGCTCAACAACATCTGTTGTTTTTACCCCAGCGCCCATACATGATTTTGGGTTCTTTGCGTCAGCAATTGTTATACCCTAATTCATCATTTGATACGACCGAGCGTCACTTGATAGAAACCCTGCACCAAGTTAATTTAGCGCATTTAATCACAGATTATAACTTAGATGCGATCGCCGATTGGTCGCGAGTTCTTTCTTTAGGAGAACAACAACGATTAGCGTTTGCTCGTCTTTTTATTACTTGTCCTAGCTACGCGATTTTAGATGAATCTACCAGCGCCCTTGATGAGTATAATGAAGCTTTACTTTATCAACAATTACAAGCAACTTCAATTACATATATTAGTGTAGGACATCGTTCTTCCTTGAGACGTTACCATCAACAACTTTTGCACTTACAGCCTATTGCAAGTTTATGA
- a CDS encoding glutathione S-transferase, whose translation MIVVHHLNNSRSQRILWLLEELELNYEIKRYERKPKTMLAPESLREVHPLGKSPVITDEALTLAESGAIIEYLVERYGKGRFVPPPGTAERLRYTYWLHYAEGSAMPLLLLKLVFDRIEQQAPFFVKPMAQLIANQTKSSFIEPRIKQHLNYLEAELGKSLWFAGEEFTAADVQMSFPIEVAVSRAGLDASYPKLIDFLERIHARPAYQRALERGGTYELLS comes from the coding sequence ATGATTGTCGTTCACCACTTAAATAACTCCCGCTCCCAGCGCATACTCTGGTTGCTAGAAGAACTCGAACTAAATTATGAAATCAAGCGCTACGAGCGCAAACCAAAAACAATGCTTGCACCAGAATCGCTGCGTGAGGTACATCCATTAGGTAAGTCTCCAGTAATTACCGATGAAGCACTAACTTTGGCAGAATCTGGGGCTATTATTGAGTATCTAGTTGAGCGTTATGGTAAGGGACGATTTGTGCCACCACCAGGCACAGCAGAACGGTTACGGTATACCTACTGGTTACACTATGCTGAAGGCTCTGCAATGCCGCTACTCTTATTAAAATTAGTGTTTGACCGGATTGAGCAGCAAGCGCCTTTTTTTGTCAAACCGATGGCGCAGTTGATTGCAAATCAAACAAAAAGTTCTTTCATAGAACCCCGAATTAAACAACATCTTAATTATTTAGAAGCAGAACTTGGAAAAAGCCTGTGGTTTGCAGGTGAGGAATTTACCGCAGCCGATGTTCAAATGAGCTTTCCTATCGAGGTAGCGGTTAGTCGAGCAGGCTTAGACGCAAGTTATCCTAAGTTAATCGACTTTCTGGAACGCATTCACGCACGTCCAGCATACCAACGCGCTTTAGAACGAGGCGGCACTTATGAGCTACTGAGTTGA
- a CDS encoding IS630 family transposase, which produces MRTEYWQQVQQIEAANLVFIDEMGVLLGLTRTHARSFCGTRVYDEQPFYRGSKVTVIGAISTKRVLAVMTLNGSMDGQAFQVFIEKCLLPQLWQGAVVVMDNLPAHKLKQIESLIQSVGATIQYLSPYSPDFNPIELWWSQLKAFLRSFSPTTAFRVDLLIATALDLINPVHLKNWFTHCCYCAS; this is translated from the coding sequence TTGAGAACGGAGTATTGGCAGCAAGTGCAACAAATCGAGGCAGCAAACTTAGTTTTCATCGATGAAATGGGTGTACTGCTGGGGTTAACACGAACTCATGCCCGAAGCTTTTGTGGAACTCGAGTGTATGATGAGCAACCATTTTATCGCGGGTCGAAAGTCACCGTCATTGGCGCAATTAGCACAAAACGAGTTTTAGCTGTAATGACCTTGAATGGTTCAATGGATGGTCAAGCCTTTCAAGTGTTTATTGAAAAGTGTTTACTGCCTCAACTGTGGCAGGGTGCTGTGGTTGTTATGGACAATCTTCCAGCACATAAACTCAAACAAATTGAGTCTTTAATTCAATCGGTGGGCGCAACTATTCAATACCTGTCACCTTATTCTCCTGACTTTAATCCAATTGAACTTTGGTGGTCACAATTAAAAGCTTTTTTGCGCTCCTTTTCCCCAACTACTGCATTCAGGGTTGATCTTCTCATTGCCACTGCACTCGATTTAATTAATCCCGTGCATTTGAAAAACTGGTTTACTCACTGTTGCTACTGTGCCTCATAA